The following coding sequences are from one archaeon BMS3Bbin15 window:
- a CDS encoding putative DNA double-strand break repair Rad50 ATPase gives MIIKRIELRNFKSHKHSILKLDEGISVIVGENGSGKTSILEAIGYALFRLQSVKLDQLIRRGADDMSVIIDFSLRGEDYKVVRHRGKQKKTALYKLGNEVLIALGDEQVKESIEALLGMNGGVFTSAIYARQGEIDSMLTSRPGERKEVMGRLIGTQELEDVHRAMAEVIKHFSSKFERFHDIDNEIKTKSKKIEEYMEQCEEFKRRKEEAREKLEKSRFSRSELEKEIIVVREAIDILNKKQGLEKSREFIRKDLEKIEDYIEIGKTEAKKAGEYDSLSVEKENLSKKLIKLEEIKKQNLKLLEDMEEGERKKIDRDNYIREFLVRCSRIAERDFKDIPAAESYMRNLVKVNNEEKDRINNEIVHINSEINIFRTKNRELEENLRNISKLEGMCPTCGRPLEKHTREEIIRDYKKKIEINRRNIIELGELLKKRKDSLEELTVKINNINSLNFDMVNEKIKYLRDIINKIEILKHELESNQNKLREYNNLKDKLEKIENKTEKLRKSHDRYISARDYLRKYLPEREELKRKLEKTAEELDNIRRKASDIKKKLGILPDIGYLNKKEHEQRVLTREIEVLTGQLSSLVANLANSERAVIELREEIKRLKRMEEERRNLENYIRFLERVRNLFHKDMLQRQLRQQARPLIESYTREIFENFNLPYSDLIIEDDYSITLIGPGGESRVETLSGGEIVACSLALRIGVAKALSGPAMEIIILDEPTIHLDNIRRRELVDIIKKLSTLPQTIVVTHDREFEEAATRVFLVEKVDGISDVKDITERDALSYPPAR, from the coding sequence ATGATAATTAAGAGAATTGAACTCAGAAATTTTAAGTCTCATAAACACAGCATTTTGAAGCTGGATGAAGGCATAAGTGTAATTGTAGGGGAAAATGGTTCAGGTAAAACCTCAATTCTTGAAGCTATAGGTTATGCACTTTTCAGGCTTCAGTCTGTAAAACTTGACCAGCTTATAAGGAGGGGTGCTGATGATATGTCGGTTATTATTGATTTCAGCCTGCGCGGTGAGGACTATAAAGTAGTAAGACACAGGGGAAAGCAAAAGAAAACAGCACTATATAAGCTTGGAAATGAAGTTCTTATAGCTCTTGGCGATGAGCAGGTTAAGGAGAGTATTGAAGCTCTGCTTGGTATGAATGGTGGTGTTTTCACCAGTGCCATCTATGCCAGACAGGGTGAAATTGATTCCATGCTAACTTCGAGGCCTGGTGAGAGGAAGGAGGTTATGGGCAGGTTAATAGGTACTCAGGAGCTTGAAGATGTTCACAGAGCTATGGCAGAGGTGATAAAACACTTCTCGTCAAAATTCGAAAGGTTTCATGATATTGATAATGAGATAAAAACTAAAAGTAAAAAAATTGAAGAATACATGGAACAATGTGAGGAATTTAAAAGAAGAAAGGAAGAGGCACGTGAAAAGCTTGAAAAATCAAGATTTAGTCGCTCTGAGCTGGAAAAAGAAATTATAGTTGTGAGAGAAGCTATAGATATTTTGAATAAAAAACAGGGACTTGAGAAAAGCAGGGAGTTTATCAGAAAAGACCTTGAGAAGATTGAGGATTATATTGAGATTGGGAAGACAGAAGCAAAAAAAGCAGGAGAGTATGACAGTCTCTCTGTAGAAAAGGAGAATTTATCGAAGAAACTGATAAAGCTTGAGGAGATAAAAAAACAGAATCTGAAACTTTTAGAAGATATGGAGGAGGGGGAAAGGAAGAAAATTGATAGAGATAATTATATCAGAGAATTTCTTGTAAGATGCAGCAGAATTGCAGAAAGGGACTTTAAAGATATACCAGCGGCAGAAAGTTATATGAGAAATTTAGTTAAAGTCAACAATGAAGAAAAAGATAGAATAAATAATGAAATAGTACATATTAACTCAGAAATAAATATTTTCAGGACAAAAAACAGAGAACTTGAAGAAAATCTTCGTAATATATCAAAACTTGAGGGTATGTGCCCCACCTGTGGGAGGCCTCTTGAGAAGCATACCAGAGAGGAAATTATCAGAGATTATAAGAAAAAGATTGAAATTAACAGGAGAAATATCATTGAATTAGGAGAATTGTTAAAAAAACGTAAGGATTCTCTTGAAGAACTGACTGTGAAAATAAATAACATAAATTCTCTAAATTTTGATATGGTAAATGAGAAAATTAAATATCTCAGAGATATAATTAATAAAATAGAAATTTTAAAACATGAGCTCGAATCAAATCAGAATAAACTCAGAGAATATAATAATCTGAAAGATAAGCTGGAGAAAATCGAAAATAAAACCGAAAAGCTCAGAAAAAGCCATGATAGATATATAAGTGCCAGAGACTATCTGAGAAAATATCTTCCTGAAAGAGAAGAACTTAAAAGAAAGCTTGAGAAAACTGCAGAAGAACTTGACAATATAAGGAGAAAAGCATCAGATATAAAGAAAAAACTGGGGATTCTGCCTGATATTGGTTATTTAAATAAAAAAGAACATGAGCAGAGAGTCCTTACCAGGGAGATAGAGGTGCTTACAGGCCAGCTATCATCTCTGGTGGCAAACCTTGCAAATTCTGAAAGAGCTGTTATAGAACTCAGGGAAGAGATTAAAAGACTGAAAAGAATGGAAGAAGAGAGGAGAAATCTTGAGAATTATATACGTTTTCTTGAGAGAGTCAGAAATCTCTTTCACAAAGATATGCTTCAGAGGCAACTCAGACAGCAGGCAAGACCTCTAATTGAAAGTTACACAAGGGAAATCTTTGAGAACTTCAATCTTCCCTATTCTGATTTAATTATTGAGGACGACTACAGTATAACACTTATAGGTCCAGGGGGTGAGAGCAGGGTTGAGACACTCTCTGGTGGTGAAATTGTAGCCTGCTCTCTTGCTCTGAGAATTGGTGTGGCAAAAGCTCTCTCAGGTCCTGCCATGGAAATAATAATACTCGATGAACCCACAATTCACCTGGATAATATTAGAAGGAGAGAACTTGTGGATATTATAAAGAAGCTCTCCACACTGCCCCAGACAATTGTAGTTACCCATGATAGAGAGTTTGAGGAGGCTGCCACAAGAGTCTTTCTGGTGGAAAAAGTGGATGGAATTTCAGATGTGAAGGATATTACTGAGAGAGATGCTCTATCATATCCACCAGCCCGATAG
- the yhaO gene encoding putative metallophosphoesterase YhaO → MRFAHIADTHLGYRQYNLDEREEDFYRAFEEAVEVIIEEKLDFVLHSGDLFDEPRPPIKALVRVKKVLERLKSHGIPFICIAGNHDILMRSGAVPPQKVFSNIELLTPRKPYIEYEGIFIAGLPYFSKIHRNNMKNMLEKLYEKAKDYDKSILLLHQGIDKYFNLDFELKLQDLPDNFNYYALGHIHKRIVDTLPSGAIAAYPGSTEIWRMDELEEFRKHGKGFFIVNTDDFSHQEVNLRSIRPFLNFEVSGVEEVRDIVREAEKVRVKPVVKVEVGNNDFNEVYRRLLIELKEKALYLDIKRKIEKNIKNEDVRGEKIDIKSLMRESFEGSEEEKNFCLDIYKAIVREGAEAGTNIAESYFNRQ, encoded by the coding sequence ATGCGTTTTGCACATATTGCTGATACTCACCTTGGTTATAGACAGTACAACCTTGATGAGAGAGAGGAGGATTTCTACAGAGCCTTTGAAGAGGCAGTTGAAGTCATAATAGAGGAGAAGCTTGATTTTGTTCTTCACAGTGGAGACCTCTTTGATGAACCCAGGCCGCCTATCAAGGCTCTCGTGAGGGTTAAAAAAGTTCTTGAGAGGCTGAAGAGTCATGGAATACCATTTATATGTATTGCAGGTAATCATGATATACTGATGAGGAGCGGTGCTGTACCACCCCAGAAGGTTTTTTCAAATATTGAGCTTCTTACACCCAGAAAGCCCTATATTGAGTATGAAGGCATATTTATTGCTGGACTGCCATACTTCTCAAAGATTCACAGAAATAATATGAAGAACATGCTGGAAAAGCTCTATGAAAAAGCAAAAGATTATGATAAAAGTATTCTCCTTCTCCATCAGGGAATAGACAAATATTTCAATCTTGACTTTGAGCTTAAACTTCAGGATTTACCTGATAATTTTAACTATTATGCTCTCGGTCATATTCACAAGAGGATTGTTGATACTCTTCCTTCAGGAGCTATAGCTGCATATCCTGGCTCGACTGAAATATGGCGCATGGATGAGCTTGAAGAGTTTAGGAAACATGGTAAGGGTTTCTTTATTGTCAATACAGATGATTTTTCTCATCAGGAGGTCAACCTCAGGAGTATAAGGCCATTTCTTAATTTTGAGGTTTCAGGAGTCGAAGAAGTTAGAGATATTGTGAGAGAAGCAGAGAAAGTCAGAGTTAAACCCGTGGTTAAGGTGGAGGTTGGGAATAATGATTTTAATGAGGTATACAGAAGGCTGCTAATCGAGCTGAAGGAGAAGGCGCTTTATCTGGATATTAAAAGAAAGATTGAGAAGAATATTAAGAATGAAGATGTCAGAGGTGAAAAAATTGATATTAAATCCCTGATGCGTGAAAGCTTTGAAGGTAGTGAAGAAGAAAAGAATTTCTGTTTGGATATTTATAAAGCAATTGTTAGAGAGGGTGCAGAAGCAGGAACAAATATTGCAGAATCTTATTTCAACAGGCAATAG
- a CDS encoding putative cation efflux system protein/MT2084, with the protein MMKDRFKRGEEASLIGVAGNLVLTALKLFIGIVSGSTAVMADAIHTFSDVLVSIITFIGIRISKKPADEEHPYGHYDAEAIAGLFSSIALVLLGFELIKYAYIAFLNPAHEIKYTAIYAVILTFIIKEPMARYTLRVAREIKSPALEADGQNHRSDIYSSIAVLAAIVGSFLGFTFLDPIVGIAIAIIILWIGIKIGMRNINILMGRVPSGKFVKLIESRAKSIKGVAYVHKVKVHSLGAFMNVELHVCVSEDISLADAHGIAHMVQKEIVASIPEVVSALVHVEPLDRHHREMHHGGK; encoded by the coding sequence ATGATGAAAGATAGATTCAAAAGGGGTGAGGAAGCTTCACTCATTGGAGTTGCTGGAAATTTAGTCCTGACTGCACTGAAGCTTTTTATAGGTATTGTTTCGGGAAGTACTGCTGTTATGGCTGATGCCATTCATACATTCTCTGACGTACTTGTATCCATTATTACATTTATAGGTATAAGAATAAGTAAAAAACCAGCCGATGAAGAACATCCCTATGGGCATTATGATGCTGAAGCAATAGCAGGCCTGTTTTCGAGTATAGCTCTTGTGCTGTTGGGTTTTGAATTAATTAAATATGCATACATAGCTTTCTTAAACCCGGCACATGAGATTAAATATACTGCTATCTATGCAGTTATATTAACTTTTATTATTAAGGAGCCTATGGCAAGATATACACTCAGAGTTGCGCGGGAGATTAAAAGTCCTGCTCTGGAGGCTGATGGCCAGAACCATAGAAGTGATATATATTCTTCTATTGCCGTTCTTGCAGCTATAGTAGGAAGCTTTCTTGGATTCACCTTCCTTGACCCTATCGTCGGTATAGCAATTGCTATTATAATCTTATGGATTGGAATAAAGATAGGAATGAGAAATATAAATATACTTATGGGCAGGGTTCCCTCTGGAAAATTTGTTAAACTCATTGAAAGCAGGGCAAAGTCCATTAAAGGCGTAGCGTATGTACACAAGGTGAAAGTGCACAGTCTTGGAGCTTTTATGAATGTTGAACTTCATGTTTGCGTTTCAGAGGATATATCTCTTGCCGATGCTCACGGAATAGCTCATATGGTTCAGAAGGAGATAGTTGCAAGCATACCGGAAGTTGTTTCTGCTCTTGTTCATGTTGAGCCTCTTGATAGACACCATAGAGAGATGCACCATGGAGGTAAATGA